ATAATCGGAATGCCCGCCTCTATGGCTGTCGTGTGTAATCGGTCTGTTTCGTTCGGGACCGCCACAAAACCGATCTCATACGATTGCCGGAGCTGGTCAAAGACCTGATGCGCCAACCACTTTTGGCCAATGATACCAATCTTCATGCGCGGATCTCCGTCCCGTCAATGTAGCGAAAGCCTTGGACAGCCCGGAAGTGGCCTCCGTAGCCTGTTTTCATGTTGCTGCCCTCGGCGCTTTGCCGTTTGCTCGCGCCATAAAGAACACTGGAAACTTGCGTCCATTTAGAGTCGCGGCGCAGTGCTGCCGCGAGACCGGGATGCGATGTGTGGAACAGTGTCGGCATCGGTAGCCCGAAGCGGTTTTGGCCCCGCCGCCATGCGGCGCAAACGGCATTTAGAAACCGCATGCCGACGCCCGCACCTTGCCATTCCGGCATGACGACCAGACGGCACGCACGCGCCTCGACCATGCCGGGCCGAGTGGAAAAGGCCACATGCGCAACAGGCTCACCATCGACAAAGGCGACGTAGCAAGTTGCTGCGATCATATGCGGCAGCTTCAGATAATGATGCGGCTCAAAATAGCGCCACCATTGCCAATTGGTCTGGCGGATTTCCACGGTGATCTTGGGCCGTTGCCGATGACACCTCCCGGTGAACTCACCTGTCGCTGTGTCATAGACCCAATCGGGGTCGAGCCAATCGATAATATCATAATGACAAGACAGCAGAACGGCCCGCCCTTTGGTGCGCCGCCACGCCTTGCCAAAGGCTAACGCCCCGACTTTGGCAATCTGCCGGTCAACGACACTGGTAAACTCATCAATGACAATCTCTTTGGGCTGATCACAGACGATCCGGGCAAGGTCTGCCCGGAACTTTTCGCCGTTAGAAAGCACGGCATAAGGCCGCAGCCAGCTTGGCACAGAGCCAAGCCCGACCGAGGCAAGTGCCGCCGTGGCGTCGTTGAAATCACCGTCGCGGGCAATCACATCAATGATCGGCTGATCGTTCGGCCACTCCAGTTTGGCAATGCGGTCCCCATCAAACATGTGTTTGCCGAGCGAAGTTTTGCCCGAACCGGAAGGGCCGACAATCAGGCCAAGGCTCCAGTCCATGTCTTCAATTGGCAGATCAGCCGTTAGATCAAAGCTGCTGCCATCCTCGACATTAAACAGGGATTTGACCCTTGCCGCGCGGTAGCTGTCGAAATCCGGGCAGGAATTGGTAATGGTCAGCTTCATGTCACCACCACCTTGATCTTGCAGGTGCGGATCGCGGTGAGTGCATCATAGAGCAACTCTTGGGCTTTCTCGTCTTCACAAATCAGAATGACGCCCTGCTGGTGGCGATGACGGTGGCGGTTTCTGCCCGGTGCTTTGGTAGGCAATGGCGGCAGGTCAGTTTCAGTTGGCATTATAAGCCGGTTCTCCGTTTGGCCGCTCCTGGCGATCTGGTACGGGCTCGGCTGGCCTCAAGTGATTGATGGTGCCGCAGCGGCGGCACTTTATTTCGATGTCCCCGGCGAATGCCCGCCCCGCCTTGAACAAAAGGGCGGTGCATGTGCCGCAACGGATATTTTTCATTTTCTAACGCTCAAGATTCCGATTATGACCGCGCTCTGCCTTCGGGCAGAACGGGTGGACAGTTGAGCGTGACTTTCTGTCGGACGGGGTTGGTCGCCAAACTAGACCCGTCTTCCGGGGCTTTGCCCCGGCACCCGGTAGCTATGCGAATTCAGAACTGCGCATAGAGATCGATCACGGCCTGTGGGCATTCCGGCCAGCTCGCGTCAGCCAGATAGTTCGCTTCCATATCTTCGGCCAACTCCGCGAACCGACCGCGCATGGCCGTCACCCATTCGATGGACTGGCTGGCGGCGGCAACGATGGCCTTTTCTTCTGCGGTTCGATTGGCTTCCGTTTTGGCGCTGATAGCGGCGGTCATCGACGTGACGTTCATTTGAGCCTCGGACGAGCCAACCGCATAGATGCGGCGGCGGCATTCGGCTTTGACTGCTTCCCGGTGCGAGAGTGCTTTGGCCTGCTTGATTACGGTATCGGGAACGCCAGCATCGGCCAGAGCCGACGAAGTGAAATCAACATACTGCTGGCCATTATGCTCAAGGCTGATCAAAGTTTCGGATGGGGTAGCAATTACGGATGTTTCTACGGTCATGGGGGCGAGCCTCTTAGAGAGCGGTGGCGTTGGAGCGATAGTTCACGACGGAGTTCGGATTGCCTCCTGATGCTACCCCTCCAAGAATATGGCCTTTGGCGCTGGCATCTATCTGAGCGTTTGAGAACCACAGTTCTACTGGTGAGACCCACCATGTGCCGAGTAGAACAGCGGCGGTCGCTGCGGCGTCAGCCGACAAGACGCCAGCCTGCATCGTAAACGTCACGCCGAAGTAGATGCTGAAGATATTTTTTCCGGTGGTGGTCGAAGGGACGTCAGGAATAGCGATCGATATGCCGTCTGCCCGCAAGGCGAGACGAGCATTAAACTCAATCCCCGCTGGATAAGTATCCCCGTATATGTTGGGCGAATTGTTTGCCAAAGGCGCGAAACTGATCTTTCGAATGGGGCGATTGCGTTCGCTCACCCCGTCCATTCCGCGAATTGTAAGCGCGACGGAATTCGTCCAAACCCTTTTGCGGAGCGTGACGTCCCCCAGAAGACTGATCGTCACGCACGGAACCTGTGCCGTCGCCTCGATAGCCCGGTCGAGTGTTAGAAATGCAGTCGTTGCGGTCAAGCCGGTGTTCGCGTCGTTTCCTTTTGTAGGGTCCACCCAAACCTCACGAGAAAGGGTTCCTGCCCCGTTAATCGCGGCTTGCACGGCGGCATTGATTGCCGCCTCCTTTGCTTCAAACGTGTTCAGCAATGCATTCGTGCGGGCAACCAATTGCGCAATGTCTTCAGTCAGGCTCATGTCGTGTCCTCTTAGGTGTTAGCGCATACGGGCGTTGATGGAGGCGATTTGCCGCCGCAGCTCGGCAAGCTCTGCCGCCTGCGTCATATGCCGGTTGAAATTGTCGGTGATGGCCGTGGCCATCCGGGCGAATTCGACGCCAAAAAACAGCGACAGGTCCACGCTCCCGGCCTGCACAGTGACGGCACCTTTAGGCAGAGCCTCCAGGGTCAGATCGAAAGCGGTGACGATGGGTACGCCGTCCGTCTTGTAGGCCAGTGGCGTGGCCGGATCGGACCAGACGGCGAGAAATGTGCCGTCGGACAGGATCATGCCGCATTCTTTAATCCAGAAGCTCGGCCCGGCATCGAGCAGGCCGGTCATGTGGACGGTGAAGTCACCGACCCAGCTACCGCCTGCAATCGGGATGCGAACCTTTTCGGATTTAAGCGCAGTTTCATCACCGGTTGGCGAATAGGCGCTATCGCCAAAGGCGAGATGCGAGACCTTGGCCGACAGGCCGTCGCGGCTGGCGTTAAAGACGGCCCGCATACCGGCGCGGGTCAGAACTGGGACAAGAGCTTTCATGTCCGCGCCTCCATTGTGGCGGTGATAAATTGAACGCTGGAACAGCCGACGAAAGCGGCAAGCGCAGCAAGCGGGTGTTGCGAGGTCGCGTTGGCTGAAGGGCGCAACACATGGGCGGCGGCTGCGGTGCTTACCGCGCCGATCCGCGCCTCAGGCATGGCCGTGACCGCCTGAGCGGAAGGTTTGAGAATTGTGGCGGTCTGTACCGCACCAGCCAGCCCGACCGACGACGAAAAGCCGACGCCAAGCTTGAAGTCGATCTCCTGCGACCAGCGCTGCACGGCGCGGATCACCCTCAGAACCGCATATTGCGTCTCTGATGTCAGCAATGCCTCCTGGCCTTCCAGCAGGTGGTTGTTGATGTAAGCGACGACCTCATGGGTGTCGTGGTGGCCGGGTGGCTGTTTTTGCCACCATTGCACCCAATCCACTGTCACGCCCAAGGCCCCAAGCGCCCGGCGAACACCGGCCACCGTGCCGGTCATGGCGTGAATATCTGGCGCACGAGCCAGCAATTGCCGGACATGGGTTTCTAAAAGCCCCGCCGTCATGAAATCGCTCATGCCAAGTTCGATGGTCATGATCGGTAGCAGTTTTGCGTCAACCGTCAGCGGGTCTTGAATGAGCAATGAGGAGGTTTGGAACTCGCCAAGGATAGACGAAAGCGTGGCAGCGAAGGCGCGGGAACGCTCGTCATTAACGCCGGGTGTCACCAGATCGGCGGGGATGAGATCAGACATCGGTCTTCACCACCATATTGAATGTCAGCGAGGCCAGTCTTGCAAACTGGTGCGCGGCCAAATCGGTGAAAGCAAAGCTAGTCAGGACCACGTCAGTCACGCCGGAAACCGCTGTGACCGCAGCGATAATCGCTGATGGAGCGACCTGTGAACCAAGGCTTTGAGTATAGGGTGTGAAGGCGGCAATCGCGGCGGCATGGCAGGAAGCCTCAAGGCCAGGAATTGCCGAAGTGCTCCGTATTGTCAGCCTCAGATTAAAATCCACCGGTTCCGGCGACAGAACCGTCACATCGTCGCCCATGGGCCGCAATGTTTCTGGGTCCAGATAGGCCAGCACCGCCGCCTTCAGCTCGGCACTCGGCAGGCCAGCGCGCATCAGCGGATAGATGTTGATTTTACCCGGCTCCGGGCGCACCACAGCCACATCGATAATATCGGGATCAACAGCCAGGGCATGTTCGCGGTAGCCGTTTTTCGGTCCGGTCTTGGCGATAGTGAAAAGAGCATTGACCACTCGCAGCCGGAACCGCTCGGCGTCCTCGATGTCGGAGCCGCCAGAAACCACCGTGATATTGGCGGCACTGGTGACATAGGCCACAGGATCAAGAATGTCTTTGACCGTGCCGACAGCCAGACCGTTCCAGACCGCGCCGCTCGTTTCAGCCGTCGCACTCACATCGCCGGTCAAAGCTCCAGCTGGAATGATCAGATCGGCGTCTGTGGCAAAGGTCACGGCATTGCCGGAGGCGACCCGCGTACCTTTCGCAATAGTGGTTTCGGCGTCCCGGACCGCCGAAAGTGTAAAGCGCAATGTGGTGCTGGCAGGCTGCGCCAGAAGCCGGAAGGTAGAGACGTCCGCGCCGCGATTTTCCAGATGCACACCCTCGGCAAAGACGGCGGTATTTTGCAGCGTGGCGGTCTGGGCGGCCTCGGCCAGCAGCGAATGGGCATAGGCCAGCACCTCAATGAGGTACATTTCCGTTTGCGCCGGGTAGAGCGTGCGACCGGTGATTTCCTCGAACTTGGCCTTGTAAGTCGCCTTCAGCACGGACGGATCGCGCTCAAAAAAGGAGGGCGCACCATTGGCGCGGAGATCCTCAATCGTGCGCTTGACGGGATCAGCCATAGGTGACCTCCGTCATCAGCAACTCGTCCATCACGCTTTCAATCGGACGCCAGGAGACCTGTGTCTTGAAATGCGAATAGGCCGTCATCGTTACCGTGACCTTCTGAACCACAATACGCGGCTCCCAAATGGTCAGCGCATCGGTGATTTCCCGCGTCAGGATCGGGACGCCCACGTCAGGGTGCTTGTCGATGGCGGAAAGCACATCGCAGCCCTTTTCCGGCTCAGTCGGGGCCGACCCCTTGGGGGTCATGATGATATTGGCAATCGACTGATGCAGGTCGTCCAGCGCCAGGACGACCGAGCCGAAAACATCGGCGCTCACGCCCGTTTCCGGGTTCAAGCGTGCCACTTTCAGGGACCAATGACGGTGGGTGATGGTGTCCTTGTCGATCATGCCGACAAGGTAGTGGTGGATAAAAACGAAAATGACCGGACTTGAGGTCCGGTCAGAATGGAGTGTGGTTAATATGACGGGATCACGTTAAGGAACAGCGAGTGCTATATTTTAAATTCCGAAATTACTCACTTTGACTTGGAATCTTCTCCACTGTCTCCCTGAAATTTAAACAGAGACTTATCCTTTAGGTCCAGTTTGAAGTCCTTGATGTCGCCTCTTAGAGCACAAGCACCTGTTAACTCACAAAGGGTTGCGATATTTATAATCACTTTTTCAGGACGATTTGACGGCTTCTCGGGATTGTCACTGGTGCGTTTAGTTTCAGTTTTTTCCTTGGGTGTGGTATTGCTCTTGCCGCTCGATTTTGCCGCTAAAACACTATATATGCCCTTTGACATATCTGCGGTCGTGATATTTTTGAATTTTACAACTATTTGATTGCCGGTGCTGCCTTCGGTGATATTCTGTGAACCAAGTGTTCCACCTATAATGCCTTCAGCAAGTCGAACATCAGATATTTTTAGTTCAGCATTATTGGTTGTTTTGGAAGACGCGGCAATATTGAATGTCACTGTGGCCTCGTCAGCCATCAAACCAGTTTTTTTATCAGGTGGAGAAATATCCTTAACATCTCGCAGCGTAGTAGCTACATCAAATATAGCTGCACGAAGTGTAATATTTGACGGATCTGCAATCTGTTTTGGCGTTGACGTTCCACAACTAGACAAAAAAACAGAATACAGAAGAATTACTGTTATTTTTTTCATTTGCACCCCCTTCTTTATATAATATAACATTTACATATTTTTTATTATTGTCGAGTCTTTTTTAAAGACATTTGGGGGAAATTAATAATTATGCGGGTGCGGATGGTTTGTGTGACGCATCAATTTGATACGAGATTATGTACTTATACTGAAATTGTCAGTAACAAGATGGCGCCAAAATAATGTCAAGGATGACTGAGTATGCTGTAATTATTGGCGAAAATGTCTAAGGATAAAAAGCTCTTCCCGTAAGTTCTTAAACTGGCCCAGTCGACACCCCACCCCCCGGAATAACCCCAGAATGCACATGATCATGCCCCACATTCTTACCATTGTGGGTCAAGCTCACGCTCTCCAGCACAATATTCGCGGCTTTAATCGTCACATCGCCCGCCGCCTCGACCGTCACTGAACCGGATGACTTGACGGCCATGTTTCCGCTGGCCGTGTCAATCACGATGGAGCCGCCCGGAAAGGTAATGGCCGTCACGTCATTGCTGTTTGCGGGTGGCGCATCCTTGGAATTGTAACGGGAGCCGATCAGGCAGCCAGCCTCACCCTTGGCATCCATCGCGCACCAAGCCTCGTCACCCTGGCCGGGCATTTGGAAGGCGGAAACGCCGGTGGCGGATTTGGCCACCACGTCGATCCATTGCGTAACCACCGCGTCTTCATCCTGAAACTGGACCTTCACCCGCATGGTCTTCGGGTCGCGGTCCACGACAACGCCGCGCCGCACGGTCGGGTTTTGCCGGTATTCGTCACTTGCGCGCATCGACCAACTCCGCATCTGTCGTGTAGCCGCTGCGCGACATGCTGTGGGTAGATCGGTCGATCAGGTAGCGGCCCGAATATTTCCCGAAGTCGGCCATATCCACCACCACACCGGCCAAAGCCCGCACATCGCCCACCAACGAGATCGAGCCGGAGCGGCGTTTGCGGTTTTTGAAATGCATTCGACTGCGGGCCATGGCTTTGGCGTGGGTCGGGCTTTCAACCCGCTCCCCGGTAATATTGAGCGTGTCGCCGGTCTTGACGTTGCTGTCTTCCTCTTCCTCGTCGATCAGCTCCTTGTCCCGGTCATGCATGTGCTTCACCTTAGCCTTGGAATAGGTCTCGGCGGTTTGCTCCTTCAGCCGGTAGCGCGTCAGGGTCGTGCCGATCTGCGTGAGGCTGATCGTCAGCGCTGCCGCACGGCCATCCACGGATTTGATGGAGGTGAAGATCGCCCGCTTTCCCCGTACGGTGAAATAATGACCGGTGTCTTCCGCCAACCGCGTTAGAAACTCCAGGTCTCGTTCGCGGCGTTGTGTGACCCGCTCAAAATTCATGCTTTCGATTTCGCCTTCCAAGGTCAGGCCATTTTCTTGAGCAACTTTGGAAACGATGGCGCGCAAGGTCTGCTTTTCAAAGGCGCGGGTTTTGGCGGTGCGCAATGGCTTGGAGATCGGCGCGGCCAGCCCGCGAATGGTCATCTTGTCACCGCCACGGTCGCCTTCTGCCTCCGGCTCGTCCATCTCGAAATCACCGCAGGGTAACATGCCGCCCAGGCCGTCAAAGATGGTCAAGGTCATCTTGTCGCCGGGCTCCGGCTTCCATGATCCTTTCCAGCGTCCATCCTTGTCTTGGACGGCCACGTCGATTTCGTCCACCTTGCCGTGGTGATTGTCGGTATAGGTGATGGACGTGGTTTCCGGGTCCAGTTCGGAAGATATGTCCACGCCCTGATAGATCAGTGAGAAGTATGGCCGCGACACCATCAGCTTGCTCCATAGGTTGGGTTAGCCGTTTTCCACGGTGGCAGCACATCGGCATTGGTCGCGGTCTCGGCGATGACCGGGATCTTCAGCTTCACGCCTTGGGGCAGGATCGCGGGCGGCACGGTGAGCGTGTCGAGATAAAGGTGGCGATTGGCTTCGATCAGCACGGTTTGCTTATACTGGTCGCCATAATAGCTATAGGCCAGCATATCCCACCGGTCGCCCGCGACGGTGGTGTATTCGAAATAATCGCCGGTCAGCTCGGTCATTTCTTCACCTCAGGGTTTGAGGAAGCCGACCCGGAAAGGGCTGGCGCACGAGACTTGGCGATAGACGTAATCAGGCTGAACAGGCCGCCCGCAATCGAGTCTTCCAAAAGGCCAATCGTTGCCTCGATCCGCACGGGCGAGCCGCTGCGATTGGTCTTGATGATCCGGCCAGAAAGGCTTTCAACGAGCCAGCGCTTCCCGTCAAATGACCCATTGCCCAGCACAAGCGGCATCGGGGTTTTTAACGCGAAGGCTGCTTCAAGCTTCGCCAGTTCGTCGGCTGGCTCGCAGAACTCCTCCGAGAAAAAGAAGGAAAAGTTGCGCGTGTCCAGTTCCTCGCCGATTTCCTGAAGCACCGGCTTGCCCCGTGTCGGGGCATGTTGCGCAAAGGTGTTGGCAAAGGAAAATTCTTGAGCAAGCGGAGCCGTGACGGGATCGATACCGAGCGGGATGGAGCCGAGAAGATAGATCATACATTCCTCCGGGCGCGACGGCGCTGTTCTTCGTCCAGCAGGTCGGCGAGCTGGCGGGCGCTGTCGCGCATCATCTTGTCAAACTCGGCTTTCATGTCGGTGCCCTGGCCAGCCTGCGCGGGTATGGTCAGCGTTGGGCTGAATTGCAGGGTGACAGGTGCAGCGGCACTGGCTGACTGTGGTGCGGCTTGCACCGACATGCGGGCAATCTGCGACCGCGCCACCTCGCTCTGGCTTTGGCTGGATACCGGGCTGGCGGCACTGGCCGGGGCGACCGTCGCGGGCGTGACATTGGGCGCTGCCACGGCAGGCGCGGTTATCGCCGCCGCTCCCATTGTGGCCAACGCCGCCGTCCGCATAGCCTTCACCATCGGCTCGGCGCGGATAGAACCGGCAATGGTCTCGCCAAACTTCAACCGGTGGATATCGGACAGCGGGCCGATCTTGGCGGGGGAAGATGGCAGATGATCGCGCATCGTTTGCGCCACCTTGGCAATCTCAGCCACGGCGACGGCAGATCGGGCGCGAATGCCTGCGGCCATCGTGTCCATCAGGGATGCGCCCTGGTTGTAGAATGAGACGCCAGACAGGAAAGCTTCCGCCTGTCGGATAGCGGCGGTGACGGCGGGCAGGATGGCCTTTGCTGAGGCGTCAACAGCCTGGAGCTTTTCCATGGCGGCGCTGGTGTCGATAGCGGCGACGGCCTGCATATCGGTTTTCAAGGTAGCGGTCGCCGCTGCCGTGGCCTTGATGGTGGCCGGATCGGTGACGGCGACCTTGGCTTCCTGATCGCCAAAAGAGAAGGCAGACTTGACCTTGCTCCACGCGCCGCCAAGGCGCGACGAAACCGCCTCTATTGCCACCATGGCCTTATCGCCAAAGGCTCCGATCCATCCCGCAACATCTGGCAGCGACGGCAGTTCTAACATGGGAATGTCAGGCCAGTTGAAGCTTGGCAAATCCGGCCACTTGAACGTGGGTAGGTAACGGGTCCAGTCGAGGCCGACGATGTACTGGCCCCAATCAAGCGCACCGGAAATGATGCCAGCCCAGGAGAAACCGGGGATGAAGTCCAGCCAGCGCAGCGGGAAAATCCAACTCACCCAATCGAGCGCGGCGATAACCTCGTCCCAGGTCAGGTGCGGCAGTGCATCCCATGCGTTCGAAACCACCGAAGCGACAGACGACCAGGCCGAAGACAAAGCCGCGACAGGATCAAAGCCAAGCCACGCCTTGATCGCGGTCCAAGCGGCGCTGGCACCTGCTGAAATCGAAGACCAGAGATCCACGAAAAACGCCTTGATCGGCTCCCAATAAACGTAGATTGCCACGGCGGCGGCCACGATGGCGGCAACAATCAAGACGATGGGATTGGACATCAGCGCTATGCCCATAGCCTTAAGCGCGATAGCGAGTTTCGACACGCCTGCGGCAATCCCGAGCAATGTCCCGGTGATGCTCATCCCCGCTAACGCGCTCATTAGCATCGACAGACCGATGGCGATTTGAACAAGGCCAGCAGCAGTCGAGATCAAGGCCGGGGCAAAGACCAATGCACCGAGAATGGCGGCAAGGTTTTCCCAACCTCCCACATAGTCGGAAGCGGCGGTGAGATGGCCACGCAACTTCTCGAACACCTCATAGGCCCGGTTGGCAAAGGCCCATGCGGTTTCAAGAACCGATACGATATTTTCGGAGATCCTCTTTGCCCAAGCATCAAAGGAGCCGTCTGCCTTCATCTGGTTGACCGTGTCGAGGAGAAACTTCAGCTTGCCTTTCATCCAGTCGAACAGTCCGGCATTCATGATGGCCAGTTGAAACTGGCTCCACAGATCGGCCAGATTGGACACCATCCCGGACCATGTGCCGGAAAGCTTTTCCATTGCGCCGCCGAATTTCTCAGCCCAGATTTGCATGAGCTTGGCTTGAATGGCGAGGCGGTCAGACGCCTTAACGGATGCCTTAACTGTCTTTCCGGCAGCGTTGGTGTATTCGTATGTGATCTTGTTACCGGTCTTGGAGGCGACGATACCGAATTCCTTCAGGCGTTCGTTTTCGCCCGTGACCGCATCGGCCACCGCCTCCACCGCTTGTTTGAGCGGCGTTCCCATGGCAGCGGATGTATCGCCCAGGGTTTTCAACAGACCCTTCGTCGGGTCAAGGCCACGGGTGCGCAGTTGCACAAAGGCCTCGTTGACCTCAGACAGTTCGTAAGGCGTCTTTGCCGCGAATTCCGCCACCCAAGCCATCGCGGTTTTTGCTTTGGCGCTGGAGCCTTCCGTGGTCTCCAAGATGGTCTGAAACTTCTCGAACTGAGCGGCGACATCGACCATGGATGTGGCGGCGACTGTCGCAACACCGAAAGACGTAACAGCAGCAGCCGCACCAATACTGCCAGCGAGAGCGATACCCCGGAATGCTTTTTGCCCACCAGATGCAAGTTGGCTGAAGCCGCCTTTTGCTAGCTGGATCGTTTGGCGATGGAGCGCCTGGACGGCACGGCTCGCAGCCTTTGCCCCATTCGATA
This region of Agrobacterium vitis genomic DNA includes:
- a CDS encoding GNAT family N-acetyltransferase gives rise to the protein MKLTITNSCPDFDSYRAARVKSLFNVEDGSSFDLTADLPIEDMDWSLGLIVGPSGSGKTSLGKHMFDGDRIAKLEWPNDQPIIDVIARDGDFNDATAALASVGLGSVPSWLRPYAVLSNGEKFRADLARIVCDQPKEIVIDEFTSVVDRQIAKVGALAFGKAWRRTKGRAVLLSCHYDIIDWLDPDWVYDTATGEFTGRCHRQRPKITVEIRQTNWQWWRYFEPHHYLKLPHMIAATCYVAFVDGEPVAHVAFSTRPGMVEARACRLVVMPEWQGAGVGMRFLNAVCAAWRRGQNRFGLPMPTLFHTSHPGLAAALRRDSKWTQVSSVLYGASKRQSAEGSNMKTGYGGHFRAVQGFRYIDGTEIRA
- a CDS encoding Com family DNA-binding transcriptional regulator, coding for MKNIRCGTCTALLFKAGRAFAGDIEIKCRRCGTINHLRPAEPVPDRQERPNGEPAYNAN
- a CDS encoding phage tail-collar fiber domain-containing protein, producing the protein MKALVPVLTRAGMRAVFNASRDGLSAKVSHLAFGDSAYSPTGDETALKSEKVRIPIAGGSWVGDFTVHMTGLLDAGPSFWIKECGMILSDGTFLAVWSDPATPLAYKTDGVPIVTAFDLTLEALPKGAVTVQAGSVDLSLFFGVEFARMATAITDNFNRHMTQAAELAELRRQIASINARMR
- a CDS encoding phage tail protein I; amino-acid sequence: MSDLIPADLVTPGVNDERSRAFAATLSSILGEFQTSSLLIQDPLTVDAKLLPIMTIELGMSDFMTAGLLETHVRQLLARAPDIHAMTGTVAGVRRALGALGVTVDWVQWWQKQPPGHHDTHEVVAYINNHLLEGQEALLTSETQYAVLRVIRAVQRWSQEIDFKLGVGFSSSVGLAGAVQTATILKPSAQAVTAMPEARIGAVSTAAAAHVLRPSANATSQHPLAALAAFVGCSSVQFITATMEART
- a CDS encoding baseplate J/gp47 family protein — its product is MADPVKRTIEDLRANGAPSFFERDPSVLKATYKAKFEEITGRTLYPAQTEMYLIEVLAYAHSLLAEAAQTATLQNTAVFAEGVHLENRGADVSTFRLLAQPASTTLRFTLSAVRDAETTIAKGTRVASGNAVTFATDADLIIPAGALTGDVSATAETSGAVWNGLAVGTVKDILDPVAYVTSAANITVVSGGSDIEDAERFRLRVVNALFTIAKTGPKNGYREHALAVDPDIIDVAVVRPEPGKINIYPLMRAGLPSAELKAAVLAYLDPETLRPMGDDVTVLSPEPVDFNLRLTIRSTSAIPGLEASCHAAAIAAFTPYTQSLGSQVAPSAIIAAVTAVSGVTDVVLTSFAFTDLAAHQFARLASLTFNMVVKTDV
- a CDS encoding GPW/gp25 family protein, whose translation is MIDKDTITHRHWSLKVARLNPETGVSADVFGSVVLALDDLHQSIANIIMTPKGSAPTEPEKGCDVLSAIDKHPDVGVPILTREITDALTIWEPRIVVQKVTVTMTAYSHFKTQVSWRPIESVMDELLMTEVTYG
- a CDS encoding phage baseplate assembly protein V, producing the protein MRASDEYRQNPTVRRGVVVDRDPKTMRVKVQFQDEDAVVTQWIDVVAKSATGVSAFQMPGQGDEAWCAMDAKGEAGCLIGSRYNSKDAPPANSNDVTAITFPGGSIVIDTASGNMAVKSSGSVTVEAAGDVTIKAANIVLESVSLTHNGKNVGHDHVHSGVIPGGGVSTGPV
- a CDS encoding phage late control D family protein encodes the protein MVSRPYFSLIYQGVDISSELDPETTSITYTDNHHGKVDEIDVAVQDKDGRWKGSWKPEPGDKMTLTIFDGLGGMLPCGDFEMDEPEAEGDRGGDKMTIRGLAAPISKPLRTAKTRAFEKQTLRAIVSKVAQENGLTLEGEIESMNFERVTQRRERDLEFLTRLAEDTGHYFTVRGKRAIFTSIKSVDGRAAALTISLTQIGTTLTRYRLKEQTAETYSKAKVKHMHDRDKELIDEEEEDSNVKTGDTLNITGERVESPTHAKAMARSRMHFKNRKRRSGSISLVGDVRALAGVVVDMADFGKYSGRYLIDRSTHSMSRSGYTTDAELVDARK
- a CDS encoding tail protein X; translation: MTELTGDYFEYTTVAGDRWDMLAYSYYGDQYKQTVLIEANRHLYLDTLTVPPAILPQGVKLKIPVIAETATNADVLPPWKTANPTYGAS
- a CDS encoding phage tail protein, producing MIYLLGSIPLGIDPVTAPLAQEFSFANTFAQHAPTRGKPVLQEIGEELDTRNFSFFFSEEFCEPADELAKLEAAFALKTPMPLVLGNGSFDGKRWLVESLSGRIIKTNRSGSPVRIEATIGLLEDSIAGGLFSLITSIAKSRAPALSGSASSNPEVKK
- a CDS encoding tape measure protein — encoded protein: MRFAMIFEGVDRATKVMAKIMAAEKATAAASVSNSKKSATAAESATKATEKQAAAASETSSAFRTMGNTARGAFSAVRSGAQSAFGAVSNGAKAASRAVQALHRQTIQLAKGGFSQLASGGQKAFRGIALAGSIGAAAAVTSFGVATVAATSMVDVAAQFEKFQTILETTEGSSAKAKTAMAWVAEFAAKTPYELSEVNEAFVQLRTRGLDPTKGLLKTLGDTSAAMGTPLKQAVEAVADAVTGENERLKEFGIVASKTGNKITYEYTNAAGKTVKASVKASDRLAIQAKLMQIWAEKFGGAMEKLSGTWSGMVSNLADLWSQFQLAIMNAGLFDWMKGKLKFLLDTVNQMKADGSFDAWAKRISENIVSVLETAWAFANRAYEVFEKLRGHLTAASDYVGGWENLAAILGALVFAPALISTAAGLVQIAIGLSMLMSALAGMSITGTLLGIAAGVSKLAIALKAMGIALMSNPIVLIVAAIVAAAVAIYVYWEPIKAFFVDLWSSISAGASAAWTAIKAWLGFDPVAALSSAWSSVASVVSNAWDALPHLTWDEVIAALDWVSWIFPLRWLDFIPGFSWAGIISGALDWGQYIVGLDWTRYLPTFKWPDLPSFNWPDIPMLELPSLPDVAGWIGAFGDKAMVAIEAVSSRLGGAWSKVKSAFSFGDQEAKVAVTDPATIKATAAATATLKTDMQAVAAIDTSAAMEKLQAVDASAKAILPAVTAAIRQAEAFLSGVSFYNQGASLMDTMAAGIRARSAVAVAEIAKVAQTMRDHLPSSPAKIGPLSDIHRLKFGETIAGSIRAEPMVKAMRTAALATMGAAAITAPAVAAPNVTPATVAPASAASPVSSQSQSEVARSQIARMSVQAAPQSASAAAPVTLQFSPTLTIPAQAGQGTDMKAEFDKMMRDSARQLADLLDEEQRRRARRNV